From Gimesia panareensis, the proteins below share one genomic window:
- a CDS encoding PAS domain-containing sensor histidine kinase: MSHSTTTELLEEVTRLRRRVGELEQQKQFRIDGASTEVNQGHVQLPLNQAEHERSPLTDLPCAVIECDVSGRILFANPAFASLHGTEQDELVDTFYAELIDAEEERVVFYQLLNQLASGSMSSHTHHTVYGHRDGHSIPVQVQWGVQRDASGSVTGLLAVVSEGGQSTTENDKAIDLAGQYFSLVREMILVVDADEKVSLINQQGCRLLGGEEADILGRNWFDHFLAADNREEDRAFFQRLMQQGAVQPVEYYENDVVTFDGTVKRVAWHFSMLQDESGRNIGTLNVAVDITERKEERQALRESRQIFHQISENINELLWVSSADVGKIYYLSPKYEEFWGQTCQSAYDDPRIWVERIHPDDREALLQSMNRKIQGDFSSTEFPQFRVIHTDGSIRWLESRSFPVYNGLNEVTRLVGIIEDITQRKQDEEAILKANETLEERVRQRTSELTQKTAQLKALFQALPDLVLVMNYRGEIVNFNSRRKDLFSPSDLSSGRKIWDLLPEEMVDQFAESVQQVYETRQMRTIDFPLPSHRQNRWYRARVLPYLNEEVLLIIENISEQKVAEIDLKQTHERLSEAQRLAHIGSWEWNVLDDSLWWSDEVFRIFGLKRDSFRPTYPGFLETIHPDDRPLVERVVAQTLEYDLPYSIEHRIVRPNGEVRYVHEQGALKRNAAGEIVSMHGTVQDISDRQEAARKTREYRDILAHASRLAVMGELTAGISHELNQPLTAIANYSSAIKSRIEQGHDVRDLVQRIETLSLRSGSIVRRLKSMAEKREQELIRFNILGSIHSTLQLIEYELHQKKIKVQVVSDSRMTIVHADRVQIEQVLSNLFLNAMEAMAETPLPRILTITVSPAADSMIQVTVSDTGTGVPDHFVGQLFTPFASNKQGGLGIGLSLSRSLVEASGGKISYRQKSVTGATFDVLIPTHQMSDQTKQAFRGKILSKEKSGTEIDQLRSQHG, translated from the coding sequence ATGTCACACTCAACGACGACGGAACTTCTGGAAGAAGTGACACGCCTCCGCCGCCGCGTAGGGGAACTGGAACAACAAAAGCAATTCAGAATTGACGGTGCATCAACTGAAGTTAATCAGGGGCACGTTCAGCTGCCTCTGAATCAGGCTGAACACGAACGATCCCCGCTCACTGACCTGCCCTGCGCCGTCATCGAATGTGACGTGTCGGGCAGGATCCTGTTTGCCAATCCGGCGTTTGCCAGCTTGCATGGAACGGAGCAGGATGAACTCGTCGACACGTTTTATGCAGAGCTGATCGATGCAGAAGAAGAACGCGTCGTTTTCTATCAGCTGCTGAACCAGCTCGCCAGCGGGAGCATGTCTTCCCACACACATCACACGGTCTATGGTCACCGGGACGGGCATTCGATTCCGGTGCAGGTCCAGTGGGGTGTTCAGAGAGATGCCTCGGGGAGTGTAACCGGCTTGCTGGCGGTTGTGTCTGAGGGCGGGCAATCAACTACCGAGAATGATAAAGCCATCGATCTGGCCGGCCAGTATTTCAGTCTGGTGCGCGAAATGATCCTGGTCGTCGATGCCGATGAAAAAGTCTCATTGATCAATCAGCAGGGGTGTCGACTCCTCGGCGGCGAAGAGGCCGACATTCTGGGCAGGAACTGGTTCGATCATTTTCTGGCTGCCGACAACCGGGAGGAAGACCGTGCTTTCTTTCAGCGGTTGATGCAACAGGGGGCCGTTCAACCAGTCGAATATTATGAAAACGATGTGGTGACATTTGACGGTACGGTGAAAAGAGTTGCCTGGCACTTTTCGATGTTACAGGATGAGTCAGGAAGGAATATCGGCACTCTGAATGTGGCCGTGGATATCACCGAACGTAAGGAAGAACGGCAGGCGCTGCGGGAAAGTCGGCAGATATTCCACCAGATTTCCGAGAACATCAATGAATTGCTCTGGGTGAGCTCTGCTGATGTGGGGAAAATATATTATCTCAGCCCGAAATACGAAGAGTTCTGGGGGCAGACCTGCCAGAGTGCCTATGACGATCCCAGGATCTGGGTCGAAAGGATCCATCCCGACGATCGAGAAGCGCTGTTGCAAAGCATGAACAGGAAAATTCAGGGCGATTTTTCCAGTACGGAATTTCCTCAGTTCCGGGTCATACACACCGATGGGAGCATCCGCTGGCTGGAATCCCGTTCTTTCCCCGTCTATAACGGGCTGAATGAGGTGACCCGGCTGGTGGGGATTATTGAAGATATTACCCAGCGAAAACAGGATGAGGAGGCGATTCTCAAAGCGAATGAAACCCTGGAAGAACGGGTCAGGCAGCGGACTTCAGAGCTGACGCAGAAGACGGCACAACTGAAAGCGCTGTTCCAGGCCCTGCCCGACCTGGTTCTGGTGATGAATTACCGGGGAGAGATTGTGAACTTCAACAGCAGGCGGAAGGATCTGTTCTCCCCCAGTGATCTGTCTTCCGGCAGAAAGATCTGGGACCTGCTTCCCGAGGAGATGGTCGATCAGTTTGCGGAGTCGGTTCAGCAGGTGTACGAGACCCGGCAGATGAGAACAATCGATTTCCCCCTCCCGTCTCACCGTCAGAATCGCTGGTATCGGGCACGCGTACTGCCTTACCTGAACGAGGAGGTGCTGCTGATCATTGAAAATATCAGCGAGCAGAAAGTTGCGGAAATCGATCTCAAACAGACACATGAAAGGCTATCCGAAGCCCAGCGACTGGCGCATATCGGCAGCTGGGAATGGAATGTCTTAGACGATTCGCTCTGGTGGTCTGATGAAGTCTTCCGGATCTTTGGACTGAAGCGGGACAGTTTCCGGCCGACCTATCCTGGTTTTCTCGAAACGATCCATCCTGATGATCGGCCGCTGGTCGAACGTGTGGTGGCGCAGACCCTCGAATATGATCTGCCTTACAGCATCGAACATCGCATCGTTCGTCCCAATGGGGAAGTCCGCTACGTGCACGAACAGGGGGCTTTGAAACGGAATGCTGCGGGTGAGATTGTGAGTATGCATGGCACAGTACAGGATATCAGCGATCGTCAAGAAGCTGCCCGCAAGACGCGGGAGTATCGGGATATTCTGGCGCATGCGTCCCGTCTGGCGGTGATGGGTGAACTGACCGCGGGTATTTCGCACGAACTCAATCAGCCACTCACGGCGATCGCGAATTACAGCTCTGCGATCAAGTCGCGGATCGAGCAGGGACACGATGTCAGGGATCTGGTACAACGGATCGAAACGCTGTCTCTCCGTTCGGGAAGCATTGTCCGCCGGCTGAAGTCGATGGCCGAAAAGCGGGAGCAGGAACTGATACGGTTTAATATCCTGGGCAGCATTCACAGCACCCTGCAGCTCATCGAATATGAATTACATCAGAAGAAGATCAAGGTGCAGGTGGTCAGCGATTCCAGAATGACCATCGTGCATGCAGATCGCGTGCAGATCGAACAGGTACTGTCCAATCTGTTTCTCAATGCCATGGAAGCGATGGCCGAGACCCCGCTGCCGCGCATCCTGACGATCACCGTTTCACCTGCAGCAGATTCCATGATTCAGGTGACTGTGTCTGACACGGGAACGGGTGTGCCCGATCATTTTGTCGGTCAGTTGTTTACGCCTTTCGCTTCCAATAAACAGGGAGGCCTGGGGATTGGCCTGTCGCTCAGTCGTTCCCTGGTGGAAGCCTCGGGAGGGAAGATCAGTTACCGACAGAAATCGGTGACCGGGGCGACTTTTGATGTCTTGATTCCCACTCACCAGATGAGCGATCAGACAAAGCAGGCGTTCCGCGGTAAAATATTGTCGAAGGAAAAATCAGGCACTGAAATCGATCAGCTGAGAAGTCAGCATGGATGA
- a CDS encoding DUF1501 domain-containing protein produces MLRIASGKPHRFCDGISRRNFLQIGSLAMGGLSLPQILRAEDLAGQRNSNKAVIMIFLSGGPPHQDWFDLKPGAPAEIRGPRVPIATNVPGIEVCELMPRLSKMADRFSFIRSMVGSEGRHASFQCMTGRGSRRQPQGGWPSLGATVSKLQGGTDPAIPPFVGLSPKMRNAPWADVGQPGFLGVAHSAFKPSAEGKEDMILNSVNAERLDDRKALLASLDRMRRQAEVVEDMQGIDAYTKQAFGILTSSKLAQALDLSKEDPKLRDRYGRGSTKPAGYGDAGPLLNDYFLMARRLVEVGVRCVTLAYGRWDWHGVPHGTIFEHEEEHFPMLDQGLTALMEDLQDRGMDKDVSVVVWGEFGRTPRISPKVGRDHWPKVSCAMLAGGGMRTGQVIGSTNRFAEHAESRPVGFNEVFATLYHNMGIDVNTATVTDLSGRPTYLVDPCQPMRELI; encoded by the coding sequence ATGTTGAGGATTGCGAGTGGCAAACCGCACCGGTTTTGTGACGGGATCTCCCGGCGGAATTTTCTGCAGATAGGTTCCCTGGCGATGGGGGGACTCTCCCTGCCACAAATTCTGCGGGCCGAGGATCTCGCGGGCCAGCGCAACTCGAACAAAGCTGTGATCATGATCTTTCTGTCTGGCGGTCCTCCTCACCAGGACTGGTTTGATCTGAAGCCGGGCGCCCCTGCCGAGATTCGTGGGCCGCGTGTGCCTATCGCCACCAATGTTCCCGGCATCGAAGTTTGCGAACTGATGCCGCGACTCTCAAAAATGGCAGACCGGTTTTCTTTTATTCGCTCGATGGTCGGATCCGAGGGGCGACATGCTTCGTTCCAGTGCATGACCGGCAGAGGATCCCGTCGTCAACCGCAGGGAGGCTGGCCTTCACTGGGGGCGACTGTTTCAAAGTTGCAGGGGGGGACGGATCCCGCGATTCCTCCCTTCGTGGGTTTGTCGCCGAAGATGCGGAATGCTCCCTGGGCGGACGTGGGGCAGCCTGGTTTCCTGGGAGTCGCCCATTCAGCGTTCAAGCCGAGCGCGGAAGGCAAAGAGGATATGATTCTCAATAGTGTCAACGCGGAGCGACTGGATGATCGCAAAGCGCTGCTGGCCTCACTCGACAGGATGCGCCGCCAGGCGGAAGTGGTCGAGGATATGCAGGGGATTGACGCTTATACCAAACAGGCATTTGGCATTCTGACTTCCAGTAAGCTGGCGCAGGCGCTGGATCTGTCGAAAGAAGATCCGAAGTTGCGCGACCGTTATGGACGTGGTTCGACCAAGCCGGCCGGTTACGGTGATGCGGGACCGTTATTGAACGATTATTTTCTGATGGCCCGTCGCCTGGTTGAAGTCGGCGTGCGTTGTGTGACACTGGCCTACGGTCGCTGGGACTGGCACGGCGTGCCTCACGGCACGATCTTCGAGCATGAAGAAGAACATTTCCCGATGCTGGACCAGGGCCTGACCGCGCTGATGGAAGACCTGCAAGACCGGGGGATGGACAAAGACGTCTCTGTGGTCGTGTGGGGAGAATTCGGCCGCACGCCGCGCATCAGTCCCAAAGTCGGTCGAGATCATTGGCCCAAGGTCTCCTGCGCCATGCTGGCCGGGGGCGGCATGCGTACCGGGCAGGTGATCGGTTCTACGAACCGTTTCGCCGAACATGCCGAGAGTCGGCCCGTTGGTTTCAACGAAGTGTTTGCGACGCTGTATCATAACATGGGCATCGACGTGAATACGGCGACCGTAACGGATCTCTCGGGGCGTCCCACCTATCTGGTGGATCCGTGTCAGCCGATGCGGGAACTCATCTGA
- a CDS encoding SAM-dependent methyltransferase — MIELLWNAPVSEVRMSAMLETLELREGQQVLDVGCGCGEVLIRLTERYQTLGTGIDVSAPHISEARRRLQGRVPASAVQFTHADIRSVPLEHNTFDLVLCLGATHAFATGRDAFRNALQQMIPLVPSGGSLLIADGYLKQPAVPEYRALLGESLPDEMTHAANVSTGQQLGLTPLSAWTSSTAEWDDFEWTYQRIVERKAREQPDDQEQQTRLHHRREWIQAYLKWGRDTLGYGIYLFQKQ, encoded by the coding sequence ATGATCGAACTGTTATGGAATGCCCCTGTCAGTGAAGTCCGCATGTCTGCAATGCTTGAGACGCTGGAACTACGCGAGGGTCAGCAGGTACTCGACGTGGGCTGTGGATGCGGCGAGGTCCTGATCCGGCTCACTGAACGTTACCAGACCCTCGGCACCGGAATCGATGTCTCTGCCCCTCACATTTCCGAAGCCCGACGCCGGTTGCAGGGCCGCGTTCCCGCGTCGGCAGTTCAGTTCACTCATGCCGATATCCGGTCAGTGCCTTTAGAACACAACACATTCGATCTCGTCCTCTGTCTGGGTGCGACTCACGCTTTTGCCACCGGTCGTGACGCGTTTCGAAATGCATTACAACAGATGATCCCTCTGGTTCCGTCAGGCGGATCGCTGCTGATCGCGGACGGCTATCTGAAACAGCCGGCGGTTCCCGAATACCGTGCGTTACTGGGTGAGAGCCTCCCTGATGAAATGACGCACGCTGCGAATGTCTCTACGGGACAACAGCTCGGCCTGACTCCGCTCTCGGCCTGGACCAGCAGCACAGCAGAATGGGACGATTTCGAATGGACTTATCAGCGGATCGTCGAACGCAAAGCCCGGGAGCAACCTGACGATCAGGAACAGCAAACCCGACTCCACCACCGCCGCGAATGGATCCAGGCTTACCTGAAATGGGGCCGCGATACGCTCGGTTATGGCATTTACCTGTTTCAGAAACAGTGA
- the clcA gene encoding H(+)/Cl(-) exchange transporter ClcA: protein MDLNKEEHRLRRHMELKKAMWIYLLALIIGLGVGTLGAAFHYSVEQAIEVYGLITSVFSGSTLLAIIVAALVGGTMVALSAVLVRKFAPETAGSGIQEVEGVMGELMMLRWRSVLPVKFIGGVLSMGAGLVLGREGPTIHLGGCVGQIVGERARSDNHTLNTLLAAGATAGLSVAFSAPLGAILFMIEEVRHRFQYSFIALHAVIIASITANMVNDQVFGTLPQLPVQLQASLPKMVPPENMLLTFVLTLLLGALIGVLGAGFNTVLLKCLHTADRLSARTMLIIAGSVGAVVGALMVGAPDYVGGGEALVKEIFVESPLIGVLLALLVVRAVMTFLSYSMGVPGGIFAPMLALGALIGTCFGTLVNEMIPQVELQAAAFAVAAMGALFAATVRAPLTGIVLVAEMTASFQLLPAMIVTCMTASIVAQSLGSRPVYDLLLERTLQRRGIIPELESEN, encoded by the coding sequence ATGGATTTGAACAAGGAGGAGCACAGGCTGCGCCGCCACATGGAGCTTAAGAAAGCGATGTGGATCTACCTGCTGGCGCTGATCATCGGTCTGGGGGTTGGAACCCTGGGCGCGGCTTTTCATTATTCTGTCGAGCAGGCCATCGAGGTCTATGGTCTGATTACCTCTGTCTTTTCTGGTTCAACGCTACTGGCGATTATTGTGGCAGCGCTCGTGGGTGGAACCATGGTGGCCTTGTCAGCCGTGCTGGTGCGGAAGTTCGCCCCGGAAACCGCCGGGAGCGGCATCCAGGAAGTGGAAGGCGTGATGGGCGAACTGATGATGCTCCGCTGGCGGAGCGTGCTACCCGTCAAGTTCATCGGCGGCGTGCTCTCGATGGGAGCCGGGCTGGTGCTCGGGCGAGAAGGTCCGACGATTCATCTGGGAGGCTGCGTCGGTCAGATCGTGGGCGAACGGGCCCGGTCGGATAATCACACTCTGAATACGCTGCTGGCCGCGGGGGCGACCGCGGGGCTGAGCGTGGCGTTCAGCGCGCCGCTGGGCGCGATCCTGTTTATGATCGAAGAGGTACGGCACCGGTTTCAGTACAGCTTCATCGCGCTGCACGCGGTGATCATCGCCAGTATTACCGCGAATATGGTGAACGACCAGGTGTTTGGCACCCTGCCCCAGTTACCGGTGCAGTTGCAGGCTTCGCTGCCGAAAATGGTCCCGCCGGAAAATATGCTGCTCACTTTTGTGTTGACCCTGCTGCTGGGTGCATTGATTGGCGTACTGGGGGCCGGCTTCAATACGGTGCTGCTGAAGTGTCTGCACACGGCAGATCGATTGAGCGCGCGGACGATGCTGATCATCGCAGGTTCCGTGGGAGCTGTGGTGGGCGCGCTGATGGTCGGTGCACCCGATTATGTCGGCGGGGGCGAGGCCCTGGTGAAAGAAATTTTTGTGGAGTCACCTCTGATTGGCGTGCTACTGGCATTGCTGGTTGTGCGGGCGGTGATGACCTTTTTGAGTTATTCGATGGGGGTGCCCGGGGGGATTTTCGCACCGATGCTGGCGCTGGGTGCTCTGATTGGCACGTGCTTCGGTACGCTGGTGAATGAAATGATTCCCCAGGTCGAACTGCAGGCGGCTGCGTTTGCAGTGGCCGCGATGGGAGCGCTGTTTGCAGCAACCGTGCGGGCGCCACTGACGGGGATTGTGCTGGTGGCGGAAATGACGGCCAGTTTTCAGCTGCTGCCGGCGATGATCGTGACCTGTATGACGGCCAGTATTGTGGCGCAGTCGCTGGGGAGCCGACCGGTGTATGACCTGCTGCTGGAGCGAACGCTGCAGCGGCGCGGGATCATTCCCGAACTGGAAAGCGAAAACTGA
- a CDS encoding DUF1501 domain-containing protein codes for MLEIPGILERAHSRRSFLQASGYTALAAALNQRLLVAREASPQQPLRSCILLMLYGGPSQIDTWDMKPHAPSEVRGDYRSIQTSVPGLINCEHLSACAQLMHKLTIIRSMHHDLTNHNSAMYQALVGKSPVSNNEILGANRMRDFPNVGAAISYATARGALPKTGNPLINLALPHVMHNVVDLPGQNSGFLGGSHDPFQINADPNSDRFQVQNLQPPPGISEPRLLARRSLLRSLDHLDVGDSDLEQYQRRAFELLQNPAVQAAFQIEREPPRVREDYGRHKLGQSLLLARRLVESGVRFINVHDGVFNGQAVNWDSHANLFQRHRELLTPFDQGFAALIRDLDQRDLLDSTLVIAMGEFGRTPRVNANGGRDHWPNCYSVVLAGGGVRGGTTFGASDHLGVYPQADPVTPEDLAATIFQRFGINPEIEIRDRTGRPFQLSEGQVIPVFNSRLT; via the coding sequence GTGCTCGAAATACCCGGCATTCTGGAACGTGCTCACTCGCGCCGCAGCTTTCTGCAGGCCAGCGGTTATACCGCCCTTGCTGCCGCGCTGAATCAGCGTCTGCTGGTCGCCCGGGAAGCCTCACCACAACAACCCCTGCGTTCCTGTATTCTGCTGATGCTCTACGGCGGACCAAGCCAGATCGATACCTGGGATATGAAACCCCACGCCCCGAGCGAAGTACGCGGCGACTATCGATCCATTCAGACCAGCGTGCCGGGCCTGATCAACTGCGAACATCTCAGTGCCTGTGCGCAGCTCATGCACAAACTGACGATCATCCGCTCAATGCATCACGATCTGACGAACCACAATTCCGCCATGTACCAGGCACTGGTGGGGAAATCCCCCGTCAGCAACAATGAAATCCTCGGCGCCAACCGCATGCGGGACTTTCCCAACGTCGGTGCCGCCATCAGTTATGCAACCGCCCGCGGCGCTCTCCCCAAAACAGGGAACCCCCTGATCAACCTGGCGCTGCCGCATGTGATGCATAACGTCGTCGACCTGCCGGGACAGAATTCCGGCTTTCTGGGAGGTAGTCACGATCCATTCCAGATCAACGCCGACCCCAACTCGGACCGGTTCCAGGTTCAGAACCTGCAACCTCCCCCCGGCATCAGTGAACCACGACTGCTGGCCCGCCGCTCGCTGTTACGTTCCCTGGATCATCTGGACGTCGGAGATTCGGACCTGGAACAATATCAGCGCCGTGCGTTCGAACTGTTGCAGAACCCCGCTGTGCAGGCTGCGTTTCAAATCGAACGCGAACCCCCTCGGGTCCGGGAAGACTATGGACGACACAAGCTGGGGCAGAGCCTCCTGCTGGCGCGGCGACTGGTGGAGTCGGGAGTCCGCTTCATCAACGTACACGACGGTGTCTTCAACGGACAGGCAGTGAACTGGGACAGCCATGCCAACCTGTTCCAGAGGCATCGCGAACTGCTGACGCCCTTCGACCAGGGATTTGCGGCCCTGATCCGAGATCTGGATCAGCGTGACCTTCTGGATTCAACACTGGTGATCGCGATGGGTGAGTTCGGCAGAACGCCTCGTGTCAATGCGAACGGGGGTCGGGATCACTGGCCCAACTGTTACAGCGTGGTGCTGGCAGGAGGGGGAGTGCGCGGCGGCACGACCTTTGGCGCCAGCGACCACCTGGGAGTCTATCCCCAGGCAGACCCGGTCACCCCCGAGGATCTGGCCGCGACGATCTTTCAGCGATTCGGCATCAACCCGGAAATCGAAATCCGCGACCGTACCGGCCGCCCGTTTCAACTCTCCGAAGGACAGGTGATTCCCGTTTTTAATTCACGTCTTACCTGA